From Rhodovastum atsumiense, a single genomic window includes:
- a CDS encoding cbb3-type cytochrome c oxidase subunit I: protein MKYASQRVAQVYFLGALGLFAVQILFGLLAATVYVIPHFLAGILPFNILRMIHTNALIVWLLMGFFGAAYYLVPEEAEREIASPLLAYVQFGLLLFGALAAVTGYLFGIHEGREFLEQPLWIKWAIVVVALIFLANVSLTVLGGRRTAITSVLLLGMWGIAVFWLFAIWDPVNIAVDKLYWWYVVHLWVEGVWELVMAAVLAFLVIKLTGADREVVEKWLYAIVGLSLFSGLLGTGHHYYWIGAPGYWQWVGSVFSTFEIAPFFAMVVFCFSMVWRGRRDHPNRAALLWSLGCTVGAFFGAGVWGFMHTLSFINYYSHGTQITAAHAHLAFFGAYVMLNLAIISYAMPYLRGVRPYNQVLNMWSFWIMTSAMAFMTFTLTFGGVVQVHLQRVMGMQYMEVQEQIVLFYWMRLGAGLVVAVAVALYLYAVLGPVREDVPASQPGAAPLPAE from the coding sequence ATGAAATACGCGAGCCAACGCGTTGCCCAGGTTTATTTCCTCGGCGCGCTCGGCCTGTTCGCGGTGCAGATCCTGTTCGGCCTGCTCGCCGCCACCGTCTACGTCATCCCGCATTTCCTCGCCGGCATCCTGCCCTTCAACATCCTGCGCATGATCCACACCAACGCGTTGATCGTGTGGCTGCTGATGGGCTTCTTCGGCGCCGCCTACTACCTGGTGCCGGAAGAGGCGGAGCGCGAGATCGCGAGCCCCCTGCTGGCCTATGTCCAGTTCGGCCTGCTGCTGTTCGGCGCGCTTGCCGCGGTGACCGGCTACCTGTTCGGCATCCACGAGGGGCGCGAGTTCCTCGAACAGCCGCTCTGGATCAAATGGGCCATCGTCGTGGTGGCCCTGATCTTCCTCGCCAATGTCTCGCTGACGGTGCTGGGCGGGCGGCGCACCGCGATCACCAGCGTGCTGCTGCTCGGCATGTGGGGCATCGCGGTGTTCTGGCTGTTCGCCATCTGGGACCCGGTCAACATCGCCGTCGACAAGCTCTACTGGTGGTACGTCGTGCATCTCTGGGTCGAGGGCGTGTGGGAGCTGGTGATGGCGGCGGTGCTCGCCTTCCTGGTGATCAAGCTGACCGGCGCCGACCGCGAGGTGGTGGAGAAATGGCTGTACGCCATCGTCGGGCTGTCGCTGTTCTCCGGCCTGCTCGGCACCGGGCACCACTATTACTGGATCGGCGCGCCGGGCTACTGGCAATGGGTGGGCAGCGTGTTCTCCACCTTCGAGATCGCGCCCTTCTTCGCCATGGTGGTGTTCTGCTTCAGCATGGTCTGGCGCGGCCGGCGCGACCATCCCAACCGGGCGGCGCTGTTGTGGTCGCTCGGCTGCACGGTGGGGGCGTTCTTCGGCGCCGGCGTCTGGGGCTTCATGCACACGCTGTCCTTCATCAACTACTACAGCCACGGCACCCAGATCACGGCGGCGCACGCGCACCTCGCCTTCTTCGGCGCCTATGTCATGCTCAACCTCGCCATCATCAGCTACGCCATGCCGTACCTGCGCGGCGTGCGGCCCTACAACCAGGTGCTCAACATGTGGAGCTTCTGGATCATGACCTCGGCGATGGCGTTCATGACCTTCACCCTCACCTTCGGCGGCGTGGTGCAGGTGCATCTGCAGCGGGTCATGGGCATGCAATACATGGAAGTGCAGGAACAGATCGTGCTGTTCTACTGGATGCGCCTCGGCGCGGGGCTGGTGGTCGCCGTCGCCGTGGCGCTCTATCTCTATGCCGTGCTCGGGCCGGTGCGCGAGGATGTGCCCGCGAGCCAGCCCGGCGCCGCGCCGCTGCCCGCCGAATGA
- a CDS encoding c-type cytochrome yields the protein MPERLTRAATRNIFYGGSAFFLVVFLALTLQTHFYMTAHSAPATQISEGVARGKRVWERNACIDCHTLLGEGAYFAPELGNVWKRWGGDADPEVARAALAAWMASQPSGVPGRRQMPQFHLTEQEVRDLADFLEFVSKIDTQGWPPNTAG from the coding sequence ATGCCGGAGCGTCTGACGCGGGCGGCGACCCGCAACATCTTCTATGGCGGTTCGGCCTTCTTCCTGGTCGTCTTCCTCGCCCTGACCCTGCAGACGCATTTCTACATGACCGCCCACAGCGCCCCCGCGACGCAGATTTCCGAAGGCGTGGCGCGGGGCAAGCGCGTGTGGGAGCGCAACGCCTGCATCGACTGTCACACGCTGCTCGGCGAAGGCGCCTACTTCGCCCCGGAGCTTGGCAATGTCTGGAAGCGCTGGGGCGGCGATGCCGATCCCGAGGTCGCGCGCGCGGCGCTGGCCGCCTGGATGGCGTCCCAACCCAGCGGCGTGCCCGGCCGGCGGCAGATGCCGCAGTTCCACCTGACCGAGCAGGAGGTGCGCGACCTCGCCGACTTCCTGGAATTCGTCAGCAAAATCGACACCCAGGGCTGGCCGCCGAACACGGCGGGCTGA
- a CDS encoding DUF4142 domain-containing protein encodes MPASLQRRPLLAAALALSAAAPGIAMPAEVPPRPLDPGRFLVFACSSAHFQQRAATLAATRDVRPEVKQFAQGMADFRRPQLEQLRALAQQRGVRIGSEEEFEHKVVLENLEPLDYLALTRRYTEVQIQALEQEIRGYEEAAKGPDEGLKTLAAGTLPQLHPRLDAARRLQEAVKP; translated from the coding sequence ATGCCCGCCTCCCTGCAGCGTCGCCCCCTGCTGGCCGCGGCGCTGGCCCTGTCCGCCGCCGCCCCCGGCATTGCCATGCCGGCGGAGGTGCCGCCCCGGCCGCTCGATCCCGGCCGCTTCCTTGTCTTCGCCTGCAGCTCCGCGCACTTCCAGCAGCGGGCCGCGACGCTCGCGGCCACGCGCGACGTGCGGCCGGAGGTGAAGCAGTTCGCGCAGGGCATGGCCGATTTCCGCCGGCCGCAGCTTGAGCAATTGCGCGCGCTGGCGCAGCAGCGCGGCGTGCGCATCGGCAGCGAGGAAGAATTCGAGCACAAGGTTGTGCTCGAGAATCTGGAACCGCTCGATTACCTGGCGCTGACCCGGCGCTATACGGAGGTGCAGATCCAGGCGCTGGAACAGGAGATCCGGGGCTACGAGGAAGCGGCAAAAGGCCCGGACGAGGGCCTGAAGACGCTGGCGGCCGGAACCTTGCCCCAGTTGCATCCGCGCCTGGACGCGGCCCGCCGGCTGCAGGAGGCGGTGAAGCCGTAG
- a CDS encoding NapC/NirT family cytochrome c: MSLERAKVEIMGTVFWGGFNTALEAANQPGFCVGCHEMRDNVYQELQGTIHFTNRSGVRAGCPDCHVPHDWTRKIARKMQASKEVWGHLFGSIDTREKFLDLRRSLAEHEWQRMKANDSLECRNCHAAGSMDLSRQNPRAAAAHERFLFSGQKTCIDCHKGIAHRLPDMAGVPGWQ; this comes from the coding sequence ATGTCCCTCGAAAGGGCCAAAGTCGAGATCATGGGAACCGTGTTCTGGGGCGGGTTCAACACGGCGCTGGAAGCGGCGAACCAGCCCGGCTTCTGCGTCGGCTGCCACGAGATGCGCGACAACGTCTACCAGGAACTGCAGGGCACCATCCACTTCACCAACCGCTCCGGCGTGCGCGCCGGCTGCCCGGACTGCCACGTGCCGCATGACTGGACCCGCAAGATCGCGCGCAAGATGCAGGCATCCAAGGAAGTGTGGGGGCATCTGTTCGGCTCGATCGACACGCGCGAGAAGTTCCTCGACCTGCGCCGTTCCCTCGCCGAGCATGAATGGCAGCGCATGAAGGCGAACGATTCGCTCGAATGCCGCAACTGCCATGCCGCCGGCTCGATGGACCTGTCGCGGCAGAACCCGCGCGCCGCCGCCGCGCATGAGCGCTTCCTGTTCAGCGGCCAGAAGACCTGCATCGATTGCCACAAGGGCATCGCCCACCGGCTGCCGGACATGGCCGGCGTGCCGGGCTGGCAGTAG